The nucleotide sequence CGTGGGAGACAGCCACAGCTCGGACTGGGCGAATGCAGAGGCGGGCAGGGCGACCAGAAGCGCCGTCCCCAGAGCGCGCCCGAGGAGGCGCTTCACGCTTCTCATGGGCCCTGCGCGGGCAATAAGCGGACCAAATTCCTGGGCGGCCCTTGGCGGGCGCCCGAGAGGCTGAGGAGCGGAGGGCGGAGGAAGGGGAGCGTGAGGGGAGCGGGGGCTGCCGGCCAGGCCGGAGCGAGCCAAGTCACGGTTCCGAGCGTATCAGGGACCGTTCATCGAGCCAAAGGAAACGGTAGGGATGCGTCCTTCTGCCCAGGGACCGATGGGCCTGGCACGCCCCTTGTATGCGATTGATGCGATGAAGGTCGTCCGGGCTGTCCTCTTCGTCGGTGGGATGGCGGTTCTGGTCTATCTGGTCATTCGGATCGGCACCGGGCCCATCGTATCGGTCCTGAGCCGGATGGCCTGGTGGCAGCTCGTGCTGATCTGCCTACCCTATGCCTTCATCATGGCCGTGGATACGCTTGGGTGGCGCTACGCCTTCGCCGACCAGCCGGCACCCTACTTGAAGATGCTCCTCGCGCGCACCGCGGGCGAAGCGCTCAATCTCGTCACCGCGCTGGGCTCCGTCGGCGGAGAGGCGGTGAAGGTCTGGCTCCTGCGATCCGCCGTTTCCTATGAGGCGAGCGTAGCGTCAGTCATCATTGCCAAGACGACGAGCACGATCGCCCAAACGCTCTTGTTGGTCGTGGGGCTGATCGTCGCCAAGACCTCGGTCCCCGTCAGGGGGGACCTCATCTCGGCGATGCTCGTGCTGCTCGGGCTCGAAGCGCTCCTGGTCGGGGGCTTCCTCGTGACCCAGCTCTCGGGCCTGGTGCGCAGGGCAGGGCGGCTGCTTTCCTGGGCCGGGCTCATCGAGGACAGCTCGTATGCCGAGCGCCTCGACAGCAGCCTGCGCGAAGTCTTCCGTCACCGGTGGCACCGATTTCTCCTCTCGGTGGCCTTTCACTTCGGCGGCTGGCTGCTGGGCGCCCTCGAGGTGG is from Candidatus Methylomirabilota bacterium and encodes:
- a CDS encoding lysylphosphatidylglycerol synthase domain-containing protein; translated protein: MKVVRAVLFVGGMAVLVYLVIRIGTGPIVSVLSRMAWWQLVLICLPYAFIMAVDTLGWRYAFADQPAPYLKMLLARTAGEALNLVTALGSVGGEAVKVWLLRSAVSYEASVASVIIAKTTSTIAQTLLLVVGLIVAKTSVPVRGDLISAMLVLLGLEALLVGGFLVTQLSGLVRRAGRLLSWAGLIEDSSYAERLDSSLREVFRHRWHRFLLSVAFHFGGWLLGALEV